In one Portunus trituberculatus isolate SZX2019 chromosome 31, ASM1759143v1, whole genome shotgun sequence genomic region, the following are encoded:
- the LOC123511242 gene encoding latrophilin Cirl-like isoform X5, whose amino-acid sequence MKETRKRMGGDGSARWRGAATSSITTTTRRHPHRLHHALLAVVLLLVTSASTSEAGQSYRTAYACEGTQLNINCNSGNVIDVIRANYGRFSITICNAHGNTEWSVNCQSPRTRRVLADRCSGQDSCSMGVNSDLFGDPCPGTHKYIEVHYTCGLATSTTTTTPRPRPPWFTATRPPIRILPTHTTNHTTTAPTTPPPSTTTTTTTTTTTSTTSTTTTTSTTPATVPHVAEGEGSETDDLTTVADGEVPSLGPASVTPASSSPVTPSSSPATTSSTNQAAPVAPPNYGSDYDSPWCPPTFGRGLLWNWTRGGEVAVQACPGGATGSARRRCQMATWEATVDLSECRSLWLATLETRANSRESLLSVATDLAKVTASKALYGGDLITTARLLSTLALNMAKHAHAFPDPRQRQALVTEMLQATLTTGSALLKAGMTGPWGDLGVRERRHAVTQLMVALEEASFLLADVLIAGTQDAMYQSHVLVSARSVPADGSSVEFPSSRDQSLEWVFADSISLPPEAVLENSDGGATRVVFLTYRHLEDLLAPGQEPLGHRSSNVTRLVNSRVLSASLGRGRHIQLPEPVTLTFSLLRQENVTRPVCAFWDYTTSFWSDEGCSVLGYNRSHVTCQCDHLTSFAVLMEEAAGGVGEDPQAALRILAYVGCVVSLVCVAGSLLVFSVFRGLASPRTAVHRHVCVCLTAAELVFMVGVWRTDAPVLCGVVAGILHYSVLAAFAWMFMEGVHVYLSVARAVECDSLRLRWWHYSLAYGLPLLVVAVAAVVDPFSYGTEQYCWLRTDNYFVFSLVGPALLLLAAHVALLAAALIYTCRLSPDDALKTKEMARLDSTRAWLRGAITLLLLMVLTWTLGLLFLHRPSLPIAAAFCVLNALHGIFIFIYYCVRNQKVREWCRSAAEREAWLPQAVRGVFAAEKQTYSPNNTTTTTSSNNNPHHHHHHLHHHHHHPAISHALNHALASSPALNQYLPTLCQLGGVKGPGGSTHPPAGPLLSGATSTMGSGGSLRQGATGHLPLGTLHQSLPRHHHHPVTLPHTTTTTTTTSPHPGTLNQEDKEGTYKNSFSKDSGHGTYEQEDSPRSGWNNHHNHHNHHGHHRYSNSLTADLKNAYLAKLNSINASAGLDGGLTFPSMEGGNKQISVPNSYTTQLSPAQVPPAMAAVLRGNGNTARSHSPWNHTYMEIETEADPVYEEIERERWAGRSAGLGVPPAGQEAMQVSDLSDEDVKRGTPSDVSRQSSRSYGDARPLLPYHHHSSPGHHYPKSPQDAQFALSEERLRDFNAAQMSRDLEQLQQAHQQFSRENLMTVAVLNGEQVVCRLTSPSNPQAPQSLPVIHEGGGRGMVVTQANSSANGYPAHLVVSRPSHYNPQQFSEC is encoded by the exons gtCAGAGTTACCGCACCGCCTATGCCTGCGAAGGAACGCAACTCAACATCAACTGCAACTCGGGTAACGTGATTGACGTGATCCGCGCCAACTACGGCCGCTTCTCCATCACCATCTGCAACGCGCACGGCAATACGGAGTGGTCGGTCAACTGCCAAAGCCCGAGAACCCGCCGCGTGCTGGCTGACAG GTGTAGCGGGCAGGACAGCTGTTCCATGGGCGTAAACAGTGACCTCTTCGGTGACCCCTGCCCCggcacacacaaatacatcgAAGTCCACTACACCTGCGGCCTAG ccacttctaccaccaccaccacacccagacCCCGGCCACCCTGGTTCACCGCCACGCGTCCACCCATACGGATTTTGCCAACCCAcaccaccaaccacaccacTACAGCCCCCACCACGCCTCCgcctagcaccaccaccaccaccacgaccactaccaccacatcaacaacctccaccacgaccaccacaagcaccacgcCCGCCACGGTGCCGCATGTGGCTGAGGGTGAAGGCTCTGAGACAGACGATCTGACAACTGTAGCTGACGGTGAAGTGCCCAGCCTTGGCCCGGCCTCAGTTACTCCAGCCTCCTCGTCCCCTGTCACCCCAAGCAGTTCGCCCGCCACTACCTCATCCACTAACCAGGCTGCTCCTGTGGCTCCTCCTAACTATGGTTCTGATTATGACAGTCCCTGGTGCCCCCCTACGTTCGGCCGCGGCTTACTTTGGAACTGGACCCGTGGCGGCGAAGTGGCAGTGCAGGCGTGCCCCGGCGGCGCTACAGGCTCTGCCCGCCGCCGTTGTCAGATGGCGACATGGGAGGCCACGGTGGATCTGAGTGAGTGCCGCAGCTTGTGGCTGGCAACACTGGAGACTCGCGCCAACTCCCGTGAATCTCTTCTTAGTGTTGCCACCGACTTGGCCAAAGTGACGGCTAGCAAGGCGCTTTATGGCGGTGACCTTATCACCACGGCACGGCTGCTCTCCACCCTCGCGCTCAATATGGCCAAGCATGCCCACGCCTTCCCGGATCCACGACAGCGACAGGCACTTGTCACAGAAATGCTTCAGGCGACGCTGACCACAGGCTCCGCCCTCCTCAAGGCGGGCATGACTGGTCCATGGGGAGACTTAGGTGTCCGTGAGAGGCGCCACGCCGTCACTCAGCTGATGGTAGCACTGGAGGAGGCTTCCTTCCTACTGGCTGACGTTCTGATCGCAGGGACGCAGGATGCTATGTACCAGTCCCATGTGCTGGTATCGGCACGGTCGGTCCCGGCGGACGGTTCCTCAGTGGAATTCCCTTCCTCACGGGACCAGTCTCTGGAGTGGGTGTTTGCCGACAGCATCAGTCTCCCACCGGAGGCTGTACTGGAAAACAGTGACGGAGGCGCCACTCGTGTGGTATTCCTCACTTATCGTCACCTGGAAGATCTTTTGGCACCAGGCCAAGAGCCCCTCGGTCACCGCTCCTCCAATGTCACACGTCTGGTAAACTCAAGAGTATTGTCAGCGTCATTAGGCCGCGGCCGCCACATTCAGTTACCAGAGCCAGTCACTCTGACCTTCTCTTTGCTGCGGCAGGAGAATGTGACGAGACCCGTGTGTGCCTTCTGGGACTACACCACATCGTTCTGGAGTGACGAGGGCTGCAGTGTTCTGGGCTACAACCGTTCCCACGTCACCTGCCAGTGTGACCATCTGACCAGCTTCGCGGTACTGATGGAGGAGGCGGCTGGCGGCGTCGGCGAGGATCCTCAGGCGGCGCTGCGTATCTTGGCGTACGTGGGCTGCGTGGTGAGCCTGGTTTGCGTGGCTGGCTCCCTGCTCGTGTTTTCTGTGTTCCGCGGCCTGGCATCGCCCCGCACGGCCGTACATCGCCACGTGTGTGTTTGCCTCACCGCCGCCGAGCTGGTGTTCATGGTGGGTGTATGGCGTACTGACGCCCCCGTGCTGTGCGGCGTGGTGGCTGGCATCCTCCACTACTCCGTGCTCGCCGCCTTCGCCTGGATGTTCATGGAAG GAGTGCACGTGTACCTCAGTGTGGCTCGTGCTGTGGAGTGCGACTCTTTGCGGCTACGCTGGTGGCACTACAGTCTTGCCTATGGCTTGCCTCtgttggtagtggcagtagcagctgTGGTGGACCCCTTCAGCTACGGCACAGAACAGTATTGCTGGCTGCGGACCGATAACTACTTTGTGTTCTCCTTGGTGGGCCCAGCTCTGCTCCTCCTGGCTGCCCATGTGGCCCTTCTTGCTGCTGCCCTTATCTATACCTGCCGCCTCTCTCCTGATGACGCCCTCAAGACCAAGGAAATGGCCCGTCTTGACTCCACCAG GGCCTGGCTGAGAGGTGCCATCACCCTGCTGCTCCTGATGGTGTTGACATGGACTCTgggactcctcttccttcaccgtcCATCTTTGCCCATCGCTGCTGCCTTCTGTGTCCTCAACGCTCTCCACggcatcttcatcttcatctactACTGCGTCAGGAACCAGAAG GTGCGGGAGTGGTGTCGGTCTGCGGCGGAACGTGAGGCTTGGCTCCCCCAGGCGGTGCGCGGGGTGTTTGCCGCCGAGAAGCAGACCTACAGccccaataacaccaccaccaccacctcctccaacaacaatccccaccaccaccaccaccacctccaccaccaccaccaccaccctgccatCTCTCACGCCCTCAATCACGCCCTCGCCTCCTCGCCTGCCCTCAACCAA TATCTGCCAACTCTGTGTCAGCTCGGCGGGGTGAAGGGCCCCGGGGGCAGCACACACCCCCCCGCGGGCCCACTTCTGTCCGGGGCCACCTCCACGATGGGCTCTGGGGGATCCCTGCGACAGGGGGCAACCGGGCATCTACCCCTCGGCACACTCCACCAGTCActgcctcgccaccaccaccacccggtcaccctcccacacaccaccaccaccaccaccaccaccagccctcaTCCCGGCACCCTTAATcaagaggacaaggaaggtACCTACAAGAACTCATTCTCCAAGGACTCTGGGCACGGAACATATGAGCAGGAGGACTCGCCACGCTCTGGCTGGAacaatcaccacaaccaccacaaccaccacggccaccaccGCTACTCCAACTCCCTCACAGCAGACCTGAAGAATGCCTACCTGGCCAAGCTGAACAGTATCAATGCATCAGCTGGTCTGGATGGGGGACTCACCTTTCCCAGCATGGAGGGAGGCAACAAGCAGATATCGGTTCCTAACAGCTACACCACACAGCTCTCCCCTGCCCAAGTGCCACCGGCCATGGCTGCTGTGTTGAGGGGCAATGGCAACACAGCTCGCTCTCACTCGCCCTGGAACCACACCTACATGGAGATAGAGACAGAAGCTGATCCAGTATATGAGGAGATAGAGCGGGAGCGGTGGGCTGGCCGCTCAGCAGGCCTGGGTGTCCCACCTGCTGGCCAGGAGGCAATGCAGGTTTCGGATCTCTCAGACGAGGATGTGAAGCGCGGGACCCCCAGTGACGTGAGCCGTCAGTCCTCCCGTAGCTATGGTGATGCCAGGCCACTGCTGCCCTACCACCATCATTCTTCTCCAGGACATCACTATCCCAAAAGCCCTCAGGATGCCCAGTTTGCACTTAGCGAAGAGAGGTTACGGGATTTCAATGCTGCGCAAATGAGCCGGGACCTCGAGCAGCTGCAGCAGGCCCACCAGCAGTTCTCACGGGAAAACTTGATGACAGTGGCAGTGCTAAATGGAGAGCAAGTGGTGTGTCGCCTCACCTCGCCCTCCAACCCACAGGCACCCCAGAGCCTGCCAGTGATTCATGAGGGTGGTGGCCGTGGCATGGTGGTCACCCAAGCCAACTCCTCGGCCAACGGCTACCCTGCTCACCTGGTGGTGTCCCGGCCCAGCCACTACAACCCTCAGCAGTTTAGCGAGTGTTAG